In a single window of the Solea senegalensis isolate Sse05_10M linkage group LG1, IFAPA_SoseM_1, whole genome shotgun sequence genome:
- the tnn gene encoding tenascin-N isoform X4, whose translation MTTRLLWRALCLLALHCTISLFSYADNLSEASEQGVTFSHVYKIDIPGSSNCKVEQLPTQDDTGLQTDPSAKGENDIVFRHNIRLQTPKCDCAESESFLSLLYRVNGLEEEVNYLKTQCAQGLCGKSCAAGADTSCSGHGIYQHDTCSCLCYPGWEGPDCSVSSCPDECNDNGRCVGGKCVCHQGYAGDDCSQITCPDNCNDKGHCVDGKCVCFPHFTGEDCSIPKCPNDCIGNGQCVNGQCICDEGFYGEDCSLVFGPQGLRVVQVTDVSLLVEWKSVRGAEYYVLTYHPKGDTSASELVRIPNTENSHLITGLTPGVTYIAQVYAVIKEIQSEADKIEATTGVSAIDDVQVLGQTEVSIQVDWRNPPGDVDHFRLTHMDPEGQEEELNVQSSQEARTKHTIVGLYPGTEYLISVQAIKGTTEGKPSSITGATDFDAPTNLITTEVTEDTVTVSWDRVQAEIEGYMLSYTSAAGSSSEIFVGRDSTSYRLIGLKPGVLHKVYIWAFKGDKVSRKSSTEAETDIDAPKDLKATGVQVESALLTWIAPLADIDGYILTYRDEDGNMESVETQLRASESTFAVSSLETGKRYIVSIIAYRGNKRSKVAETLFKTVGVLYPFPMDCMQIMKNGNKKSGIYTVYINNDRSKPVEAYCDMDTDGGGWLVLQRRTTGKLDFMKRWRQYIAGFGNMTDEFWIGLDKIYELTNTPTQYEVRFDLGLGSERAYAVYDNFRIASVRQKFKLTIGKYSGTAGDAMTYHQDRSWTTIDSDNDLALGNCALTHRGAWWYKNCHLANLNGKWGDNRHSLGVNWEPWKGHLTTLDFTEMKIRPVGALSSRKRRSLLAREKSRSMNLKKN comes from the exons ATGACCACTAGACTCCTGTGGAGGGCCCTGTGCCTGTTGGCGCTACACTGCACCATCTCACTCTTCAGCTACGCCGACAACCTCTCAGAAGCCTCAGAGCAGGGAGTCACCTTCAGCCATGTCTATAAAATTGACATCCCTGGGAGCTCTAACTGTAAAGTGGAACAACTGCCAACCCAGGATGACACAG GTCTACAGACAGATCCCAGTGCAAAAGGAGAGAATGATATCGTCTTCAGACACAACATCAGGCTACAGACACCCAAGTGTGACTGTGCGGAGTCTGAAAGCTTCCTGTCTTTGTTGTACAGAGTCAATGGGCTGGAGGAAGAAGTTAACTACCTAAAGACCCAGTGTGCTCAGGGCTTGTGTGGAAAAAGTTGTGCTGCAG GTGCGGACACAAGCTGCAGTGGTCATGGCATCTACCAACACGACACCTGCAGTTGCCTCTGTTATCCAGGATGGGAGGGCCCCGATTGCTCGGTGTCCTCCTGTCCAGATGAGTGCAATGACAACGGCCGATGTGTGGGcgggaagtgtgtgtgtcaccaagGCTACGCGGGAGACGACTGCAGCCAGATCACGTGTCCAGACAATTGCAATGACAAGGGACACTGCGTggatggaaaatgtgtgtgtttcccacaCTTCACTGGTGAGGACTGCAGCATACCCAAGTGTCCCAACGACTGCATCGGTAACGGCCAGTGTGTTAATGGCCAGTGCATCTGTGATGAAGGCTTTTATGGAGAGGACTGTTCTTTAG tctTTGGCCCTCAGGGACTGCGAGTGGTCCAGGTCACTGATGTCTCTCTCCTGGTTGAGTGGAAGTCTGTTCGTGGCGCAGAATATTACGTTCTGACATATCATCCCAAGGGTGACACGAGTGCCTCAGAGCTG GTTCGGATCCCCAACACAGAGAACTCCCACCTGATCACAGGTCTGACTCCTGGAGTCACCTACATCGCCCAGGTGTACGCTGTCATCAAAGAAATCCAAAGTGAAGCAGACAAGATTGAGGCTACCACAG GTGTTTCTGCTATCGATGATGTTCAGGTTCTTGGCCAGACGGAAGTCTCTATCCAGGTGGACTGGAGGAACCCACCAGGAGACGTGGATCACTTCAGGCTCACACACATGGACCCAgagggacaggaggaggagctgaacgTGCAAAGTAGCCAGGAGGCTCGCACTAAGCACACTATTGTGG GTCTGTACCCAGGAACAGAATACCTGATCTCAGTGCAGGCCATCAAAGGAACAACGGAGGGGAAACCATCCTCTATCACTGGTGCCACAG actTTGATGCTCCAACAAACCTTATCACCACTGAGGTAACAGAGGACACTGTGACAGTCTCATGGGATCGAGTCCAGGCAGAAATTGAGGGCTACATGCTGAGCTACACCTCAGCTGCAGGCTCCAGTTCAGAGATATTTGTCGGCCGTGATAGTACTTCATACAGGCTGATTGGATTAAAGCCTGGAGTTCTCCACAAAGTCTACATCTGGGCCTTCAAGGGAGACAAAGTCAGCAGGAAGAGTTCAACAGAAGCTGAAACAG ATATTGATGCTCCCAAAGACCTGAAGGCTACTGGTGTGCAAGTGGAGTCTGCTTTATTGACGTGGATCGCTCCTCTGGCTGACATCGATGGTTACATCCTCACATACAGAGACGAGGATGGCAACATGGAG AGTGTCGAAACGCAGCTTCGAGCCAGTGAGAGCACGTTTGCCGTTTCCAGTCTGGAGACTGGCAAACGCTACATTGTGAGCATCATCGCTTATCGAGGCAACAAAAGGAGCAAAGTCGCCGAGACCCTCTTCAAAACAG TTGGCGTCCTCTACCCATTCCCCATGGACTGCATGCAGATCATGAAGAATGGCAACAAGAAGAGCGGCATCTACACCGTTTACATTAACAATGACCGCTCCAAACCAGTAGAGGCTTACTGTGACATGGACACTGATGGAGGTGGCTGGCTG GTGCTCCAGCGCCGCACCACTGGCAAGCTGGACTTCATGAAGCGCTGGAGGCAGTACATTGCAGGTTTTGGCAACATGACAGATGAGTTCTGGATCG GTCTGGATAAAATATATGAGCTCACGAACACTCCCACTCAATATGAGGTGCGGTTTGACTTGGGCCTGGGCTCAGAGAGGGCCTATGCTGTTTATGACAACTTTAGGATTGCTTCGGTCAGGCAGAAGTTCAAACTCACTATTGGAAAATACAGCGGGACAGCAG GTGATGCTATGACCTACCATCAAGACCGATCCTGGACTACTATTGACTCAGATAATGACTTGGCTCTGGGGAACTGTGCCCTGACTCACCGCGGTGCCTGGTGGTACAAAAACTGTCACCTGGCCAACCTGAACGGCAAATGGGGCGACAACAGGCACAGTTTG GGCGTGAATTGGGAGCCATGGAAGGGCCATCTGACGACCCTCGACTTCACAGAGATGAAGATCCGACCTGTGGGAGCCTTGTCCAGCAGGAAGAGGCGATCATTGTTGgccagagagaaaagcagaagtATGAACCTCAAAAAGAATTAG